CGCCAGGGGTTCTCCTGGACGACGTTGCTCCACAACCTGCTTTGCCACCTGCCGCACCGGCAGCTGACGGACCCGATCACCAAGCTGGATCATCGGCACGAGGGCAATCAGCTGAAACAGCACCATCGGTCCCTGCCAGGCCAGCAGTCGTCCGGGCACAGAGCCCCACAAACTCCTTGTTCCAAGCAGGACAGCAACGATGAAACACACAGCAGCTCTGATCACCAACCCACTGGCCATCAGCTCAGCCGGCAAGGTGGGCATCTCCGGATCCTGAATCAGAGGTATCCAAAGGGGCGATGCCAGCAGACCAGCCGCCAGGACTGCGGTGCAAAGCGCAGTTGAACACCAGGCGATCAGCAACCCCCGGCGTTGCTGAAGAGACGGGGGAAGGGCCGTAGATGCAATCAGCAAGGCTGCGGCCGGTGTAGCTGGCAGCCAATAGCTGGGCAACTTGGTCGCCGCTGCGGTGAACAGCAGAAACACCGCCAGCAACCAGCAGCCGGCGAAATGGCCCAGGCTTTGGCGAGCGGGTCGGCGCTGAAAGGAAGCGCCTCCCGCGAAATCGGCAATCACCCTGCCCAATCCGAATAACAGCAGCGGCGTGAAGGGGAATGACGCCACCACCAGCACGGGCCCGAAAAACCACCAGGGCTGCAGATGATCGTTCACAACGCTGGTAAGGCGTTGAAGATTGTGATAGCCGAAAAAGCTGTCCCAGAAAGGCTGCCCCTCCACCAGCAGCTCTGCTGCATACCAGGGAAGACTGATCAAAGCTGTGATCAGGAGTCCTTGCAAAGGCCTCAGAGAAGTCCACAGACCTGACAGATCCCGGCGAATCGAAGCGAACAGCACCAGGGTGATACCTGTGAGAACCACCGCCACGGGGCCTTTGGTCAACACGGCGAAGGCCAGAACGATCCAGGCCAGCCACCAACGTCGACCCGATCCACTCGCGTAGCAGCGCCATTGGCAGAGCAGGCTGAGAGCGAGCGTCCCAGTCAGTAGCGAATCACTGACAGCCGTCCTGCTCCAGATCAGTACCAGTGGAGACAGGGCGAACGCAAGTGCTGCGGCGATGGCCGTCCGACGGGGATATGAATCGCCCTGCAGTGGGTACCGCAGCAGGGTGTCCCCCAGTGCAAGCATGGTCAACACCGAGGCCAGGGCCGAGGGCAGTCGAGCCGCCCAGGTGCCTAGCGGATCCCAGATGTTTCCGGCCGGCAGGGCATATCCCAGGCCCATCAGCCAATACACCAATGGTGGTTTATCGAACCGGGGCAATCCGTTGACCCTTGGTGTGAGCCAATCACCGGTCTCCGCCATCGCACGGCCCGACGCCGCAAATAGAGGAGGCGTTTCATCAACGAGACCGGTATTGCCGAGCTGCCAGCAGAAGATCGCCAGTGCCAGCGCAAGGATGAGCAGCATTCCACGCCGGCGCTGGCGAGCTGTTGGAACAACGACTGAGGGAGTCGGGGCTGATGAATCCGCTGTCATCAGGAGATGGTGCCATCCACTGGTGTCAGCCCCCTGCACATCCAGGCTTCGACCCGAGCTGCCAGTCCTTCCTGACTCGCGCAACGCTCGACCCAGCGCCGGCAGGCAAGACGGTCGATGGCCGACGCCTTAAGCGTTGCTTCGGCAAGGGCTTCCCGATCATCGGGGGCTACAAGCCAACCGGTTTCGCCGTCCTGAATGATCTCTCCGGGGCCGCCGCGGTTGTAGGCGATCACTGGTACACCGCAAGCCAAGGCCTCAACGACAACATTGCCGTATGCCTCATTCCACTTGGGCGTGTTGAGCAACGCTCTGCAACCGCCAAGCTCACGCTGCAGCTGAGCTGTGGGCTTGAAGCCGCACCATTCAACAGTGCCTGCTGGAACGGCACTCTCGACACGCTTCGCATAGGCATCGTCCTCCACCAGCCCCCAAACACGCAGTGTCTCGCCAAGCTGGGCCGCTACCGACGCCGCATCCTCAAGCCCCTTTTCGGGTGCCACACGTCCGGCCCAGCCCAGCGGACCACCCGTTGTGAGCTGCAGCTCGTAACGGGAAAGATCAAACCCGTTACCGACCACTTCAGGAGGCTCTACCAGGGCGAAGTCGTCGGCCTGACGACGGGTGTGAAACGCAAGGCGGCGCTGATCCCATCGGGCCAGATCAGCCACGGCAGCGTCCATCACCGAAGACACGGAACCCATACTCACGAGATGAAAAATTTTTGGAGCCACGTGAGGAGTGAGCCATAACGGCAGCCAGTCGTAACCGAAATTGAGCAGCGCATCGACATCGCTGCCCAGCCCCAAGGCGCGATCCCAGAGTCGAGGCAGCACAGCATCCCTGGGGATCCGCATCGGTGCGTTCCGATCCGCATGCTGCCAACTCGGCTGATCAACCCCCGGAACGGTATGCAGTGTCACCGTGCCATCCGTCACCGGTAAACAGGACCCTTCCGGGGCCACGAGATGCAGGCGATGGCCACGCTGGACCAAACCCTTCACCAACGATGCAAGCGTGAGCTCAACCCCACCCCCCCTGCCGCTGCCGAGCTGTCCTACAGGTGTGCTGACCAGCACCAGAGTCAGAGGACGATCGTTCATGCCTTCATATCCCCTGGACGGGTGATCGAGGCAGAAAGCCAGGGCTCCCAGAGACGCTGTCGCTGACTCACCAACAGCACTGAGATCAGCACCAGCAGCACCGCCAACCATTGCAGGGTGTCAAGCCGTTCCCCCAGCAACACCCCCCCTGAGGCAAGCGCAAACACCGGTGTGAGAAATCCAAGCGTGCTGAAACCGGTGAGATCCTCCCGGTTGGCAAACCAGAAAAAGAGGGAATAGGCAAGCGCGCTGCCCAAAAGCGAGGCGTAGGCCATCTGAGCCCAGTCATAGGCCGACCAGGGTGGGATCAGCTCAGTGCTGGCATCAAGACCATGCCAGGCGAGCAGAGGGAATCCACCCAGAACCATGTGCCAGCCGGTCACCGCCACGGGATCACTGTTTCTGCAAGCGAAGCGACAGAGCACGGTGCCCAGGGCCATCGCCAAAGCCGCCAGCAGCATCCAGCCCGTGCCGTCCTGCCATCCAGCCTGCAGATCGGAGAGATCAGCCTGCAACCACCAGTGCTGCAGGAGAGGTGCCGGAACCCCCAGACAGACGATTCCGGAAAGTCCGAGCACAAGACCGATCCAGCCGATCGGATTGATCGATTCCGCGAACAGCCAGCGTGCGAGCAGAGCCACGATCAGGGGCTGCGAATCAATCAGGACCGATCCAAGGCCTGCACCAGTGCCCTGCAGCCCCTTGGCCAGAAAGAACTGAAAAAGAATCGCATCGACGAGGGTGAAAACCAGAAACCAGCCACGATCAGCTGAATTAATGGTCAACGACCTGCCCAGGTAAGGAACGGCAATGAGCAGCACGATGCCTGCCGGCAGCAGGCGCAGACAGGCCACAAGCGGAGCCCCACCAGACTCCACAAGAGGGGCCATGGCCGCCATTGCAGTACCCCACAGAGCGAAGGGCAACACCATCAGCAGCC
Above is a window of Synechococcus sp. BIOS-E4-1 DNA encoding:
- a CDS encoding DMT family transporter, whose translation is MTTLQRGLLMVLPFALWGTAMAAMAPLVESGGAPLVACLRLLPAGIVLLIAVPYLGRSLTINSADRGWFLVFTLVDAILFQFFLAKGLQGTGAGLGSVLIDSQPLIVALLARWLFAESINPIGWIGLVLGLSGIVCLGVPAPLLQHWWLQADLSDLQAGWQDGTGWMLLAALAMALGTVLCRFACRNSDPVAVTGWHMVLGGFPLLAWHGLDASTELIPPWSAYDWAQMAYASLLGSALAYSLFFWFANREDLTGFSTLGFLTPVFALASGGVLLGERLDTLQWLAVLLVLISVLLVSQRQRLWEPWLSASITRPGDMKA
- a CDS encoding glycosyltransferase family 39 protein, encoding MTADSSAPTPSVVVPTARQRRRGMLLILALALAIFCWQLGNTGLVDETPPLFAASGRAMAETGDWLTPRVNGLPRFDKPPLVYWLMGLGYALPAGNIWDPLGTWAARLPSALASVLTMLALGDTLLRYPLQGDSYPRRTAIAAALAFALSPLVLIWSRTAVSDSLLTGTLALSLLCQWRCYASGSGRRWWLAWIVLAFAVLTKGPVAVVLTGITLVLFASIRRDLSGLWTSLRPLQGLLITALISLPWYAAELLVEGQPFWDSFFGYHNLQRLTSVVNDHLQPWWFFGPVLVVASFPFTPLLLFGLGRVIADFAGGASFQRRPARQSLGHFAGCWLLAVFLLFTAAATKLPSYWLPATPAAALLIASTALPPSLQQRRGLLIAWCSTALCTAVLAAGLLASPLWIPLIQDPEMPTLPAELMASGLVIRAAVCFIVAVLLGTRSLWGSVPGRLLAWQGPMVLFQLIALVPMIQLGDRVRQLPVRQVAKQVVEQRRPGEPLAMIGVLKPSLHFYTDQVVVYEGQSQAALANLADRLSHEQRQGFQGLPITEVDASPSVLVVINRGTAAKQHWQGLQPQKLASAGIYELWRLDRSRLEKRAADLRDAGVALTWKKPRPERY
- a CDS encoding glycosyltransferase family 4 protein; the protein is MNDRPLTLVLVSTPVGQLGSGRGGGVELTLASLVKGLVQRGHRLHLVAPEGSCLPVTDGTVTLHTVPGVDQPSWQHADRNAPMRIPRDAVLPRLWDRALGLGSDVDALLNFGYDWLPLWLTPHVAPKIFHLVSMGSVSSVMDAAVADLARWDQRRLAFHTRRQADDFALVEPPEVVGNGFDLSRYELQLTTGGPLGWAGRVAPEKGLEDAASVAAQLGETLRVWGLVEDDAYAKRVESAVPAGTVEWCGFKPTAQLQRELGGCRALLNTPKWNEAYGNVVVEALACGVPVIAYNRGGPGEIIQDGETGWLVAPDDREALAEATLKASAIDRLACRRWVERCASQEGLAARVEAWMCRGLTPVDGTIS